Proteins encoded within one genomic window of Salvelinus namaycush isolate Seneca unplaced genomic scaffold, SaNama_1.0 Scaffold3133, whole genome shotgun sequence:
- the LOC120039959 gene encoding lysophosphatidylcholine acyltransferase 1-like: protein MRFPTIRRCPGEGDGKKELAPPFRNPFVHDLRFTPLEKAKIALMTVTLFPIRLFLAAFMMLLAWPFAFIASVGRDDMVVEPQSLWR from the exons ATGAGGTTCCCGACCATCAGACGCTGTCCTGGGGAAGGAGATGGGAAGAAGGAACTCGCTCCACCATTTAGGAACCCCTTTGTACATGACTTGAGATTCACCCCGCTGGAAAAGGCAAAG ATAGCGTTGATGACGGTGACTCTGTTCCCCATCCGGTTGTTCCTGGCAGCCTTCATGATGCTGCTGGCCTGGCCCTTCGCCTTCATCGCCTCTGTGGGACGGGACGACATGGTGGTGGAGCCCCAGTCCTTATGGAGGAA